One Mycolicibacterium sarraceniae genomic window carries:
- a CDS encoding MMPL/RND family transporter yields the protein MADPQVQDKAAFARVIRKSSVLIILGWVALTLLVTFKVPWLETVGRDHSVPLAPRDAPAVQAMQRIGANFQESNSDSFAMLLVEGQQPLGDEARTYYDTVIRNLRSDPAHVEHIQDLWGDRITAGAAQSPDQKAVYAQLNLAGDQGTTLGHESIAAIRHIVEQTPPPPGVKAYVTGPAALASDMQLAGDRSILKMTALAGLIIFIVLLIVYRSIMTVLMLLLTVGIELLIARGIVAFLADREIISLSTFAISLLVALAMAAGTDYGIFFFGRYQEARQAGEDRETAYYTTFRSVAPVVLGSGLTIAGAMLCLRLTRLPIFQTIGVPSAIGLLVAVVVALTLIPAVLVVGGRFGFADPKHRIKAGRWRRIGTAIVRWPVPILTAALAITLIGLIALPGYVTSYNDRAYVAGDVPANAGYAAADRHFSQSRMLPEILMIETDHDMRNPTDFLILHRLAKAIFKVHGVSRVQGITRPEGTPIEHTSIPFLIGMQNAGMQDSMKFIKGRVDDMRKMVDMLSRQIVLMKHMYEYQKQLNAITHNSIGVTRDLTALVSDMRDYVALFDDFFRPIRNYLHWEPHCYDIPMCWSIRSLYDALDGIDGLSDKMKELLADAVSMDDLMPQILEQMPKLIAVQEQMRTMMQTMVSTMSGSFGVLDDTTENTNTMGQAFDSAKDDDSFYLPPEVFQNADFQKAMSSFLSPDGKSARFIISQKGDPSTPEGIARIDKIKLAASEALKTTPLSSAKIYIAGPASTYKDFQDGSKYDLLIAVVGALCLIFVIMLVLTRSFIAALVIVGTVALSLGASFGLSVLIWQYILGIKLHWMVLPMSVIVLLAVGSDYNLLLVSRMKEELGAGIKTGIIRAMGGTGKVVTNAGLVFAFTMGAMVASDLQIIGQVGTTIALGLLFDTLVVRSFMTPSIAALLGRWFWWPQVVRPRPASFMLRDSGPRPAVRALLSAPEEREEAVTAALPKSSG from the coding sequence GTGGCGGATCCACAAGTGCAGGACAAGGCCGCTTTCGCGCGGGTGATTCGCAAGTCATCTGTGCTCATCATTCTTGGCTGGGTCGCCTTGACGTTGCTCGTGACGTTCAAAGTCCCGTGGCTGGAGACTGTAGGCCGAGACCATTCCGTCCCATTGGCGCCCCGCGATGCCCCGGCAGTGCAGGCCATGCAGCGTATTGGCGCGAATTTCCAAGAGTCCAACTCCGATAGCTTCGCGATGCTCTTAGTGGAAGGGCAACAGCCACTCGGGGACGAAGCCCGCACGTACTACGACACGGTGATTCGCAACTTGCGGAGTGATCCGGCGCACGTCGAGCACATTCAGGATCTGTGGGGAGATCGAATCACCGCGGGGGCCGCCCAAAGCCCTGACCAAAAAGCCGTATACGCACAACTGAATTTGGCCGGCGACCAGGGCACCACGCTGGGCCACGAATCTATTGCCGCAATCCGTCATATCGTTGAACAGACGCCACCCCCACCCGGCGTTAAAGCGTATGTCACCGGGCCGGCGGCGCTTGCCAGTGATATGCAACTCGCCGGTGACAGGTCCATCCTGAAGATGACAGCCCTCGCCGGACTCATCATTTTCATTGTATTACTCATTGTCTATCGTTCGATTATGACCGTGCTCATGTTATTGCTCACGGTTGGTATCGAATTACTCATCGCGCGGGGTATCGTCGCGTTTCTCGCTGATCGTGAGATCATTTCACTATCGACGTTTGCGATAAGCCTACTGGTGGCGCTCGCAATGGCTGCCGGAACAGATTACGGGATATTTTTCTTCGGGCGCTACCAGGAGGCGCGACAAGCCGGCGAAGACAGGGAAACGGCCTACTACACAACATTCCGCAGTGTGGCGCCGGTGGTGTTGGGCTCCGGTTTGACTATCGCCGGAGCCATGTTGTGCCTGCGTCTGACCCGGCTGCCCATCTTTCAGACCATCGGCGTGCCGTCTGCCATCGGATTGCTCGTCGCTGTCGTGGTCGCGCTCACGCTGATTCCGGCGGTATTGGTGGTCGGCGGCCGTTTCGGCTTCGCTGACCCCAAGCACCGGATCAAGGCTGGCAGGTGGCGAAGGATCGGCACTGCGATCGTCCGCTGGCCGGTGCCGATACTCACCGCGGCGCTGGCAATAACCCTGATCGGACTGATCGCACTGCCCGGCTATGTCACCAGCTACAACGATCGTGCGTACGTGGCGGGCGATGTGCCGGCCAATGCGGGGTACGCGGCCGCGGATCGCCACTTCAGCCAGTCGCGAATGCTGCCCGAAATTCTGATGATCGAAACTGATCACGATATGCGAAACCCGACAGACTTTCTTATATTGCACAGACTTGCCAAGGCGATTTTCAAGGTTCATGGAGTTTCGCGGGTACAGGGCATAACCCGGCCCGAGGGGACGCCAATCGAACATACGTCGATACCTTTTCTCATTGGTATGCAAAACGCGGGCATGCAAGACAGCATGAAATTCATCAAGGGCCGCGTCGATGATATGCGCAAGATGGTGGACATGCTGTCCAGGCAAATCGTCCTGATGAAGCATATGTACGAATATCAAAAACAGCTCAATGCCATCACCCATAATTCGATTGGCGTGACAAGAGACCTGACTGCCCTGGTCTCCGATATGCGGGATTACGTCGCGCTGTTCGATGATTTTTTCCGACCCATTCGTAATTATTTGCACTGGGAGCCGCACTGCTACGACATTCCGATGTGTTGGTCGATTCGGTCGCTGTATGACGCGCTCGACGGCATCGATGGGCTCTCCGACAAAATGAAAGAGCTCTTGGCCGATGCGGTAAGTATGGACGACCTGATGCCGCAGATACTCGAGCAGATGCCGAAACTGATCGCGGTCCAAGAACAGATGCGGACAATGATGCAAACCATGGTCAGCACCATGTCCGGCAGCTTTGGCGTCTTGGACGACACGACCGAGAACACCAACACGATGGGACAGGCATTCGACTCAGCAAAGGATGACGATTCGTTCTATCTGCCGCCAGAGGTGTTTCAGAACGCAGACTTCCAGAAGGCGATGAGTTCCTTCTTATCTCCCGACGGCAAATCAGCCCGATTCATCATTTCCCAAAAGGGTGATCCCTCAACGCCTGAGGGCATCGCCCGTATCGACAAGATCAAGCTTGCGGCCAGCGAAGCGCTCAAAACGACTCCCCTGTCCAGCGCCAAGATTTATATCGCCGGTCCAGCATCGACATACAAGGACTTTCAGGATGGTTCCAAATACGACCTTTTGATCGCGGTCGTCGGTGCGCTCTGCCTGATCTTCGTGATCATGCTCGTACTCACGCGAAGCTTCATTGCCGCGCTGGTCATCGTTGGCACGGTCGCGCTCTCGCTGGGCGCGTCATTCGGGCTATCGGTGCTGATATGGCAATACATCCTCGGCATCAAACTGCACTGGATGGTGCTACCCATGTCGGTGATCGTGCTCTTGGCCGTCGGCTCCGACTACAACCTGCTGCTGGTGTCCCGAATGAAAGAGGAACTTGGCGCTGGCATCAAGACCGGCATAATCCGGGCGATGGGCGGCACCGGCAAGGTCGTGACCAACGCGGGCTTGGTGTTCGCCTTCACGATGGGGGCGATGGTGGCCAGCGATCTGCAGATCATCGGCCAGGTCGGCACCACCATCGCTCTGGGATTGCTGTTCGACACCCTAGTGGTGCGATCGTTCATGACACCGTCGATCGCCGCGCTGCTCGGCCGGTGGTTCTGGTGGCCGCAGGTTGTTCGTCCGCGTCCCGCCAGCTTCATGCTTCGCGACTCCGGGCCCCGTCCGGCGGTGCGCGCCCTGCTGTCGGCACCGGAGGAGCGCGAGGAGGCGGTCACCGCCGCGCTCCCCAAGTCGTCGGGCTAG
- a CDS encoding MMPL/RND family transporter: MTNHQLSERPGAVARGIRRFAILIILGWLAIVAVLTTQVPSVEQVEAENSVSLNPSQAPSIKAALRMSKDFEESPDGNVATIVLEGQQPLGDEAHQYYDNLLRQLKDDPKNIQRVQDFWGDPATRDAVQSDDGKAAYVQLTLTGNAGEPAGNQAVSAIQKIVAQTPAPPGVKAYVTGPAAVIADMGNSGNRTIAIITIVSILVILVMLLFVYRSISTVILLLLVVGIGLQVARGSVAFLGHHGLLGLTTFSVNLLVSIGIAAGTDYAIFFMGRYHEARQAGEDLETAFYTTYRGVAKVVLASGLTIAGAVYCMSFTRMPAFQAMALPGAVGILAVIAVSLTLFPAVLAVASRFGLLEPKRKNTDRGWRRIGTAIVRWPGPILAASIAVALVGLLTLPAYKPDFNDQNFLPSGIPATDGIAAAKRHFPPSALQVPDIVLVEADHDLRTPADFLTLNKLAKAILAVPGVAKLQAPTRPGGTPVAHATIPFMMSMQQAGQQQFMVFQKSRMEDMKKQAEMLGETITIMQRMYELMKQMTATMHSMVEKTHEVQEITLELRDHIADFEDFFRPIRNYLYWEPHCYDIPLCWSIRGIFDTLDGVDALSDKMRDLVGNLDQLNVIMPQMIADFPEMIAIMKTMQGMMLTMHSTMSGVFGQMDDANANPTAMAKAFDAAQNDDSFYAPPEVFKDADFQRLMKTFISPDGKAVRMFISQKGDPSSEEGVARVDEIKTAAEEALKGTPLEGSAIFVTGAAALVKDTTEGSSYDLMIAVVAAICLIFIIMLIMTRSLIAALVIVGTVLLSLGASFGLSVLVWQYLLGIQLHWSVLVMAVILLLAVGSDYNLLLVSRMKEEVGAGINTGIIRAMAGTGRVVTNAGLVFAFTMASMVVSDLVSIGQVGTTIGLGLLFDTLVVRAFMTPSIAAILGRWFWWPQRVRPRPASTMLRSSGPRPLVRALLQSQQQ; the protein is encoded by the coding sequence ATGACCAATCACCAGCTGTCCGAACGTCCGGGAGCGGTAGCCCGGGGAATCCGCAGATTCGCCATTCTCATCATCTTGGGCTGGTTGGCGATCGTTGCAGTCTTGACCACCCAGGTCCCCTCGGTGGAGCAGGTCGAGGCAGAGAACTCGGTATCCCTCAACCCCTCTCAAGCGCCGTCGATCAAGGCTGCGTTGCGCATGTCGAAGGATTTCGAAGAATCCCCCGACGGAAACGTCGCGACAATCGTCCTAGAGGGGCAACAACCCCTGGGCGACGAGGCGCACCAGTATTACGACAATTTACTTCGCCAACTCAAAGACGATCCGAAAAATATTCAGCGTGTGCAGGATTTCTGGGGTGACCCAGCCACCCGAGACGCCGTACAAAGCGACGATGGCAAAGCCGCATATGTGCAGCTGACCCTTACCGGCAATGCGGGTGAACCCGCGGGAAACCAAGCGGTTTCGGCCATTCAAAAGATCGTTGCGCAAACGCCGGCTCCACCTGGAGTCAAGGCGTACGTGACAGGGCCCGCAGCGGTCATTGCGGATATGGGTAACAGCGGAAACCGGACGATTGCGATCATCACGATCGTCAGCATCCTGGTGATCCTGGTGATGTTGCTCTTCGTCTACCGCTCGATCAGCACCGTGATTCTCCTGTTGCTGGTGGTCGGGATCGGCCTGCAGGTTGCCCGAGGAAGCGTCGCCTTCTTGGGCCACCACGGACTGCTTGGCCTAACCACCTTCTCGGTCAACCTGCTGGTGTCAATCGGGATCGCGGCGGGAACCGATTACGCAATATTTTTCATGGGCCGCTATCACGAAGCGCGCCAAGCCGGCGAAGACCTGGAAACAGCGTTCTACACGACTTATCGTGGAGTCGCCAAGGTCGTCCTAGCCTCCGGTTTGACGATCGCCGGCGCGGTCTACTGCATGAGCTTCACTCGAATGCCCGCGTTTCAAGCCATGGCTCTACCCGGCGCCGTAGGCATATTGGCCGTCATCGCGGTTTCACTCACATTATTTCCGGCAGTTCTTGCCGTCGCAAGCCGGTTTGGCCTATTGGAGCCGAAGCGAAAAAACACGGATCGCGGATGGCGGCGAATTGGCACCGCGATCGTGCGATGGCCAGGTCCCATTCTCGCGGCATCGATAGCAGTCGCGCTTGTCGGGCTGTTGACGCTCCCTGCATACAAACCCGACTTTAATGACCAGAACTTCCTTCCTTCGGGCATCCCAGCCACCGACGGGATTGCAGCCGCAAAACGGCATTTCCCACCTTCGGCATTGCAGGTACCCGATATCGTGCTCGTCGAGGCCGATCACGACCTTCGCACTCCTGCGGATTTCTTGACATTGAACAAACTCGCAAAGGCCATCCTAGCCGTCCCGGGCGTCGCCAAGCTACAGGCCCCCACCCGGCCAGGGGGAACCCCGGTCGCACACGCGACAATCCCTTTTATGATGAGCATGCAACAAGCCGGACAGCAGCAGTTCATGGTCTTTCAGAAATCGCGCATGGAAGACATGAAAAAGCAAGCAGAAATGTTGGGCGAAACCATCACAATCATGCAGCGCATGTATGAGCTCATGAAGCAGATGACGGCCACGATGCACTCCATGGTTGAGAAAACCCACGAAGTGCAAGAGATCACGCTCGAGTTGCGGGACCACATTGCGGATTTCGAGGATTTCTTCAGACCAATCCGGAATTATCTCTACTGGGAACCGCATTGTTACGACATTCCCCTCTGCTGGTCAATCCGAGGGATTTTCGATACACTCGACGGAGTTGACGCTCTTAGCGATAAGATGCGCGACCTGGTCGGTAATCTCGATCAACTCAATGTGATCATGCCGCAGATGATCGCCGATTTCCCAGAGATGATCGCGATCATGAAGACCATGCAGGGCATGATGCTGACTATGCATAGCACCATGTCTGGTGTGTTCGGCCAAATGGACGACGCAAATGCTAATCCAACCGCCATGGCAAAGGCGTTTGACGCCGCTCAAAACGACGATTCATTCTACGCACCACCAGAAGTTTTCAAAGACGCCGACTTCCAACGGCTCATGAAGACATTCATATCCCCGGACGGGAAAGCCGTCCGCATGTTCATTTCGCAAAAAGGCGACCCCTCATCAGAAGAAGGCGTAGCGCGGGTCGACGAAATCAAGACGGCTGCCGAGGAGGCGCTCAAGGGAACGCCCCTGGAGGGCTCCGCAATCTTCGTTACCGGTGCGGCGGCACTGGTGAAAGACACCACTGAGGGTTCCAGCTACGACCTCATGATCGCGGTCGTAGCGGCGATTTGCCTGATTTTCATCATCATGCTGATCATGACGAGAAGCCTGATCGCCGCACTGGTGATCGTCGGAACGGTCTTGCTGTCCCTCGGCGCATCTTTCGGGCTATCCGTCCTTGTCTGGCAATACCTGTTGGGCATCCAGCTGCACTGGTCCGTCCTCGTGATGGCAGTGATCCTGCTTTTGGCGGTGGGATCCGACTACAACTTGCTGCTGGTCTCTCGGATGAAGGAAGAAGTGGGCGCCGGAATCAACACCGGCATCATCCGCGCCATGGCCGGCACCGGCCGAGTTGTCACCAACGCCGGCCTGGTATTCGCATTCACCATGGCTTCCATGGTGGTCAGCGATTTGGTTAGCATCGGCCAAGTCGGCACGACGATCGGTTTGGGCCTGCTGTTCGACACACTAGTCGTGCGCGCCTTTATGACACCGTCGATCGCGGCCATTCTTGGGCGCTGGTTCTGGTGGCCACAGCGAGTACGACCACGCCCTGCCAGCACAATGCTTCGGTCCTCCGGACCTCGCCCTCTGGTGCGCGCCTTGTTGCAGAGCCAGCAGCAGTAG
- a CDS encoding MmpS family transport accessory protein, whose amino-acid sequence MARLWIPLLIAAVIGAGGFTVSRLHGVFGAETSTPYSDTKVNPGKPYNPKHIRYEIFGAPGTLAEISFFNGDGDPEHQVDVALPWSFEFPLTTTGSIGSVAAQGDSDMIGCRIMIDGKVKSEKITNEASAFASCVLKAA is encoded by the coding sequence CTGGCGCGACTTTGGATTCCCCTGCTCATCGCCGCCGTCATCGGCGCAGGTGGATTCACCGTGTCGCGGCTTCACGGCGTCTTCGGGGCCGAGACATCCACCCCGTACAGCGACACCAAGGTAAACCCGGGCAAACCGTATAACCCTAAGCACATCAGGTACGAGATTTTCGGAGCGCCGGGGACGCTAGCCGAGATCAGCTTTTTCAACGGCGACGGTGACCCGGAGCATCAGGTAGACGTCGCCCTACCGTGGTCGTTCGAATTCCCGCTTACCACAACCGGCAGCATCGGGAGTGTCGCCGCCCAAGGTGATAGCGACATGATCGGCTGTCGCATCATGATCGACGGCAAGGTCAAGTCCGAGAAGATCACCAATGAGGCGAGTGCGTTCGCCTCGTGCGTACTGAAGGCCGCATGA
- a CDS encoding condensation domain-containing protein — MGKGLTDASAQPDNLLHLVDQAFYMGHSAAGQQELMQVCWLYLHPVDLDAIRRFHQGLGNGLLGRLIERSPLPFGRYRWVTAGGPTPLDITEPARPRAELSEWFNERARLPLNPESGPGWRLSVLPLTDGSTAITLVISHYVLDGIGAVLSVGEALLGMKRDLNYPPRRSRPQVRGAVQDARQAIRDTLAVGRAIAAAIKEARRRQREDSRSAAPEPLAISESGTDDPIQVPNAWMFVDFNQWEARAAALGGTSSTLAAGFVAKLAERMGRPLGPDGTVAVQLVVNDRTAEDTRAVAVAFTRIRIDPARVTTDLSTARADIKQALKTLKDEPDELSPRLAPLTPFTPKPAWRQMIDWAIDDPDRPVACSILGDVGDVVTRIDGTLCEYAYCRGTSQHLTRRWLERMGGQLQVLAASSAAVGKIQISIQAYQPGTVTTKRDLLELAERTLSEFALTGEFE; from the coding sequence ATGGGGAAGGGCCTCACAGACGCCAGCGCGCAGCCGGACAATCTGCTCCATCTCGTTGACCAGGCGTTTTACATGGGGCATAGCGCAGCAGGCCAGCAGGAGCTGATGCAGGTGTGTTGGCTCTACCTGCATCCCGTCGACCTCGATGCAATCAGGCGCTTTCATCAGGGTCTTGGGAACGGGCTACTGGGACGGCTCATCGAACGTTCTCCGCTGCCGTTCGGTCGATATAGATGGGTCACCGCCGGGGGACCGACTCCACTCGATATCACCGAGCCCGCCCGCCCGCGGGCCGAGCTCAGCGAGTGGTTCAACGAGCGCGCACGCCTCCCTTTGAATCCAGAATCTGGGCCCGGGTGGCGCCTGAGTGTCCTTCCCCTGACCGATGGCTCGACCGCAATCACCCTGGTGATCTCGCATTACGTGCTCGACGGGATCGGCGCCGTTCTTTCCGTCGGCGAAGCACTGCTGGGCATGAAGCGCGATCTCAACTATCCCCCACGTCGATCACGTCCTCAGGTCCGTGGCGCTGTTCAGGACGCCCGCCAAGCAATCCGGGACACCCTCGCAGTCGGCCGGGCGATCGCCGCAGCGATCAAAGAAGCACGCCGACGTCAACGGGAGGACTCGCGGTCGGCGGCACCGGAGCCCCTCGCCATCAGCGAAAGCGGCACCGACGACCCGATACAGGTGCCCAACGCCTGGATGTTCGTCGACTTCAACCAATGGGAGGCTCGGGCGGCAGCCCTCGGTGGAACGAGCAGCACCCTGGCTGCCGGGTTCGTCGCGAAACTTGCCGAGCGAATGGGACGTCCGCTTGGCCCGGACGGGACCGTAGCCGTGCAACTCGTGGTCAACGACCGGACCGCCGAGGACACCCGTGCGGTAGCGGTCGCGTTCACCCGGATCCGCATCGACCCAGCGCGGGTGACGACGGATCTAAGTACCGCCCGCGCTGACATCAAACAGGCACTCAAGACGCTGAAGGACGAGCCGGACGAATTGTCGCCACGGCTCGCGCCGCTCACGCCGTTCACCCCTAAACCTGCCTGGCGACAGATGATCGACTGGGCCATCGACGACCCCGACCGGCCAGTGGCCTGTTCCATTCTCGGCGACGTCGGCGATGTGGTAACCCGGATCGACGGCACCCTCTGCGAATATGCCTACTGCCGCGGAACGAGTCAGCATCTGACGCGCCGGTGGCTGGAACGTATGGGCGGCCAATTACAGGTATTGGCGGCCAGCTCGGCGGCAGTCGGCAAGATCCAGATCAGCATCCAGGCCTACCAGCCTGGCACCGTCACGACGAAACGTGACCTTCTGGAACTCGCGGAGCGCACCTTGTCCGAATTCGCGCTGACCGGCGAGTTCGAATAG
- a CDS encoding glycosyltransferase, producing the protein MKLVLAFYGTRGDVEPGIALGRELMRRGHDVQLAVPPDLIGSAESVGLAAVAYGPDTQIWLEGTRDFWAYFFRNFWRVRDVVRHFRESREPGIQAWADMTTMLVSLAEGADALVTGVSYEELAADVAEYCQIPLATVLWFPIRVNGRLAGNLPAAVTRSAMRLYEWLVWRGVSRIANAQRGKLGLPRASGPVPDRIAERGSLEIQAYHDVLFPGLAHEWRKWDGQRPFVGTLTLELATDADEDVASWIASGTPPIFFGFGSIPVDSPAAMIAMIAGACAQLGERALIGAGWTDFGNVAQFDHVKVVGAVNYATIFPSCRAVVHHGGAGTTAAGLRAGVPTLVLWMADVQVIWGAALKRLEVGTSRRFSSATEKTLVADLQTILTPECAARARELAPRMATPAQSVTAAADHLERFAGGRG; encoded by the coding sequence ATGAAATTGGTACTGGCCTTCTACGGCACTCGCGGCGACGTGGAGCCCGGTATTGCGCTCGGCCGCGAGCTGATGCGCAGGGGGCATGACGTACAGCTGGCCGTGCCGCCTGACTTGATCGGCTCTGCCGAATCCGTTGGCCTGGCCGCCGTCGCGTACGGGCCGGACACCCAAATCTGGCTGGAAGGCACCAGGGATTTCTGGGCGTATTTCTTCCGTAATTTTTGGCGAGTTCGCGACGTCGTCCGGCACTTCCGTGAATCCCGTGAGCCGGGCATCCAGGCGTGGGCGGACATGACGACGATGCTGGTGTCACTGGCTGAAGGCGCGGATGCGCTCGTCACAGGAGTCAGCTACGAGGAGCTTGCTGCAGACGTCGCAGAATATTGTCAGATTCCCCTGGCCACCGTGTTGTGGTTTCCGATTCGGGTCAACGGTCGGCTCGCCGGAAATCTGCCGGCGGCGGTAACCCGCTCAGCGATGCGGCTCTACGAATGGCTGGTCTGGCGCGGGGTAAGCAGGATCGCCAACGCGCAGCGCGGCAAATTGGGTCTCCCGCGGGCGTCCGGCCCGGTGCCGGATCGGATCGCGGAACGGGGTTCCTTGGAGATCCAGGCTTACCACGACGTGCTGTTCCCGGGCCTAGCTCATGAATGGCGGAAATGGGATGGGCAGCGACCCTTTGTCGGCACCCTGACGTTGGAGTTGGCTACCGACGCCGACGAGGATGTCGCGTCGTGGATTGCCTCGGGAACACCGCCGATCTTCTTCGGATTCGGCAGCATCCCGGTCGATTCACCGGCCGCCATGATCGCCATGATCGCCGGTGCCTGCGCGCAGCTCGGCGAGCGAGCCCTGATTGGTGCCGGATGGACCGATTTCGGCAATGTCGCGCAGTTCGACCATGTCAAAGTGGTCGGTGCGGTGAATTATGCGACGATTTTCCCGTCCTGCCGTGCCGTCGTACACCATGGGGGTGCCGGAACCACGGCGGCGGGTTTGCGTGCCGGAGTCCCGACGCTGGTGCTGTGGATGGCCGACGTGCAGGTGATCTGGGGCGCTGCCCTTAAACGGTTGGAAGTCGGAACCTCTCGGCGATTTTCGAGCGCCACCGAGAAGACGCTGGTGGCTGATTTGCAAACGATTCTCACCCCCGAGTGCGCCGCGCGGGCCCGCGAGCTGGCCCCCCGGATGGCCACACCCGCGCAAAGCGTGACCGCCGCCGCCGATCATCTCGAGCGTTTTGCCGGGGGTCGCGGCTGA
- a CDS encoding ATP-binding cassette domain-containing protein, whose amino-acid sequence MIELVGVGKTFDGGISALQNVSLTVPTGSVCALLGHNGAGKTTMINILSTLLRPTTGRAVVAGYDVVRQAAKVRSSIAMTGQLAALDWQLTGRENLVMFARLRGMSRKNAHLRAGVLIEQFDMTHAADRLVTTYSGGMMRRIDIAAALVVSPKVLFLDEPTTGLDPRSRRSVWDLVSALKGHGVTVLLTTQYLEEADVLSDSIVVLNEGRVVESGTADDLKSRVGMSYCTVSPVNPDDLAKIVAVVADLKDVQADYEENTVSVLAPNGMATVTEVFRRVDQLGVELVDISLRRPSLDEVFLHLTGKVTA is encoded by the coding sequence GTGATTGAGCTGGTTGGGGTAGGCAAGACATTCGACGGGGGAATAAGCGCACTGCAGAATGTGAGCCTCACAGTCCCTACTGGGTCGGTGTGCGCATTGCTGGGTCATAACGGCGCGGGGAAGACGACGATGATCAACATCCTGTCGACGTTGCTGCGGCCCACGACCGGGCGTGCTGTCGTGGCCGGTTACGACGTGGTGCGGCAGGCGGCGAAGGTCCGTTCGAGTATTGCCATGACCGGGCAGCTCGCTGCGCTCGACTGGCAGCTGACCGGTCGGGAAAATCTGGTGATGTTTGCCAGGCTGCGGGGCATGTCGCGCAAGAATGCCCACCTGCGGGCAGGGGTGTTGATCGAGCAATTTGATATGACACATGCCGCTGATCGGCTGGTGACTACTTATTCAGGCGGCATGATGCGCCGTATCGATATCGCTGCAGCCCTGGTGGTTTCGCCGAAAGTGCTGTTCCTCGATGAGCCCACTACTGGGCTGGACCCGCGTAGCCGCCGCTCTGTGTGGGATTTGGTTTCGGCGTTGAAGGGGCACGGTGTCACCGTCCTGCTCACCACGCAGTATCTCGAAGAAGCAGATGTGCTCAGCGACTCTATCGTGGTGTTGAACGAAGGCCGTGTCGTCGAAAGCGGAACCGCCGACGACCTCAAGAGCCGAGTGGGAATGAGCTACTGCACCGTGAGTCCGGTCAATCCGGACGACTTAGCCAAGATCGTCGCCGTGGTGGCCGATCTGAAGGACGTCCAGGCTGACTACGAAGAGAACACCGTGTCCGTACTGGCGCCCAACGGTATGGCGACAGTCACCGAGGTGTTTCGCCGAGTCGACCAGCTCGGCGTGGAGCTAGTCGATATTTCGCTGCGTAGACCATCTCTGGACGAGGTGTTCCTGCATCTGACCGGCAAGGTCACTGCGTGA
- a CDS encoding ABC transporter permease → MLTERIVRSAMRDDLPFAVFASVGNFVVFNLALRNVIDTGGIGYPQYVLPVIIVQVTFLGALTTVDRAARDNSSELGLRLRTMPISTMTPLVARMLYCVFRGTVALASAVAVGYLLGFRLFGGLGYALAFIALVLVLTLALSLAADATGVSVAASEIGRSGASSQLLLIPQMMLVMLSTGMAPAESFPDWLHPFVLYQPVSLVTETLRGFAAGHVVGSNLAASLAWCFGLLLIFGTVAVRMQRRVR, encoded by the coding sequence GTGCTGACCGAGCGGATCGTGCGTAGCGCAATGCGCGACGATCTGCCGTTCGCAGTCTTCGCTTCGGTCGGCAACTTCGTTGTGTTCAACCTTGCCCTGCGCAACGTGATCGACACCGGTGGAATTGGCTACCCCCAATATGTGCTCCCGGTCATCATCGTCCAGGTGACCTTTCTCGGTGCCCTGACGACCGTTGACCGGGCCGCCCGAGACAATTCCTCCGAGCTAGGGCTTCGGCTGCGCACGATGCCGATATCGACGATGACGCCGCTGGTAGCCCGTATGTTGTATTGCGTCTTTCGCGGCACCGTAGCCTTGGCGTCCGCAGTCGCGGTTGGGTATCTACTGGGCTTCCGGTTGTTCGGCGGCCTCGGTTACGCGCTGGCGTTTATTGCTCTTGTCCTCGTTTTGACGCTGGCATTGTCGCTCGCGGCCGACGCGACTGGGGTGAGTGTCGCCGCTTCGGAGATCGGCAGAAGTGGGGCATCCAGCCAGCTGTTGTTGATTCCCCAGATGATGCTAGTGATGCTGTCCACCGGGATGGCGCCGGCCGAATCGTTCCCCGACTGGCTGCATCCGTTCGTGCTTTATCAGCCGGTGTCGCTAGTGACAGAGACCCTCCGGGGGTTCGCCGCCGGCCACGTGGTGGGGAGCAATCTGGCGGCGAGTCTGGCATGGTGCTTCGGCTTGCTGCTGATATTCGGGACAGTCGCAGTGCGAATGCAAAGGCGAGTGCGATGA